The following proteins come from a genomic window of Heliomicrobium gestii:
- a CDS encoding cation diffusion facilitator family transporter, with protein sequence MPRRAIAMLREANYTSLKSAMGNYFLAAVKLLAYQWTGSSAMQAEAIHSFNDGCAQAAVFTGSIFASRKPTPSFPNGFGRLSNLIVLFVAIFMTYNAVKAIQSGYAALLHPHQPTGFYWNLLVLAVSLAVDGTVLVTAMKDIAREAEIEARGFALLQVSLQKYDLASPETRLVFFEDLLASVAILVAMTGLTATQFDIAPGGDGLAGLIIGLLLLGIAVSVAWENIKGLIGYTAPEEVVDEIAETIMDVQGVEDLYELDVVREGSYLDVDGTIELPETWSVGQAEDVKEEIQRRLKVIYPNIHNVTLSIHEDDELSRWGSRDFVRLKRKKVANRLVKAEKKT encoded by the coding sequence GTGCCTAGACGCGCCATCGCCATGCTACGAGAGGCCAACTATACGTCCCTGAAGAGCGCCATGGGGAACTATTTCCTGGCCGCTGTGAAACTTCTCGCCTATCAGTGGACCGGTTCATCGGCCATGCAGGCCGAGGCGATTCACAGCTTTAACGATGGTTGCGCCCAGGCGGCGGTCTTCACTGGCTCCATCTTTGCCTCCCGCAAGCCGACCCCCAGCTTTCCCAACGGCTTCGGACGTTTGTCCAACCTGATCGTGCTCTTCGTGGCCATCTTCATGACCTACAACGCCGTGAAAGCGATTCAGTCCGGTTATGCGGCCCTTCTGCATCCCCATCAGCCCACCGGCTTTTACTGGAACCTGCTCGTCCTCGCCGTTTCGTTGGCCGTCGATGGGACAGTGCTGGTGACGGCCATGAAGGACATCGCCCGTGAGGCGGAGATTGAGGCCCGAGGTTTCGCCCTGCTCCAGGTGTCGCTGCAGAAGTATGACCTGGCTTCGCCGGAGACGCGGCTCGTCTTTTTCGAGGACCTGCTCGCTTCGGTGGCGATCCTTGTCGCCATGACCGGCCTAACGGCGACGCAGTTCGACATTGCCCCTGGGGGCGACGGGCTTGCCGGCCTGATCATCGGCTTGCTCCTGCTCGGCATTGCTGTCTCTGTGGCCTGGGAGAACATCAAAGGGCTGATCGGCTATACGGCGCCGGAAGAGGTCGTCGACGAGATCGCTGAGACGATCATGGATGTGCAGGGCGTCGAGGATCTCTATGAACTCGATGTGGTCCGCGAGGGCTCTTACCTCGATGTGGACGGCACCATCGAATTGCCGGAAACCTGGTCTGTCGGCCAGGCGGAAGACGTGAAGGAAGAGATCCAGCGCCGGCTCAAGGTGATTTATCCGAATATCCATAATGTCACCTTGAGCATCCATGAGGATGATGAACTGAGCCGCTGGGGGTCGCGCGATTTCGTTCGGCTAAAACGCAAAAAAGTAGCCAACCGGCTGGTCAAAGCCGAGAAAAAAACATAG
- a CDS encoding S-layer homology domain-containing protein gives MNDKAAPRVGALLLAGAVFLSGAAAPVTVNTLSGQASLQQGSRSPAGASLFAPQPAWADTGSTGPADARGHWAEAQITEMVDRGWIRGDEQGLFHPEQTMSRAEFVSLLVRAFDFRVNFIKAPDIRDVATDVPGDVWYAGDLITAAHTFLSLPDKAFHPQEGLTREVMAQWVWAAYLHKTGDDANDPAASGSTPSSDAASTPSAIPFSDNDAIGPDCRESVAAASAAGFIKGDEEGYFKPKAVVTRAQAAVIVHRVAGKLTPYGASIAHTPYGRSDYGKWNAPRQAVLIRSEAESRAFAEQWRDTTLDMPVLSTTGLDFGKQALVALIGFSSSSSNPPQVTAMIRQGNTLTVYLEKKTGRIETADITGAYRFYSVAKCDVEGVDQVRAELRLVPVHE, from the coding sequence ATGAACGACAAGGCAGCCCCCCGAGTCGGCGCGCTGCTGTTGGCGGGCGCCGTTTTTTTATCGGGCGCCGCGGCGCCGGTTACTGTGAATACCTTATCCGGGCAGGCATCGTTACAGCAGGGAAGCCGTTCACCTGCCGGTGCTTCCTTATTTGCGCCGCAGCCGGCCTGGGCCGATACCGGGAGTACCGGTCCCGCCGATGCCCGCGGCCACTGGGCCGAGGCGCAGATCACCGAGATGGTCGACCGCGGCTGGATCCGCGGTGATGAACAGGGGCTCTTTCACCCGGAGCAAACGATGAGCCGGGCGGAGTTTGTCTCGCTGCTGGTGCGGGCCTTCGATTTCCGGGTGAATTTTATCAAAGCGCCGGATATTCGCGATGTGGCGACCGATGTGCCTGGCGATGTCTGGTATGCGGGCGATCTGATCACGGCGGCCCACACTTTTTTGTCCCTGCCTGACAAGGCCTTTCATCCCCAGGAGGGATTGACCCGCGAGGTGATGGCCCAGTGGGTCTGGGCGGCCTACCTGCATAAGACCGGCGATGACGCCAATGATCCGGCCGCGAGCGGGTCGACGCCATCATCTGACGCGGCGTCCACTCCTTCGGCGATTCCCTTTTCCGATAACGACGCCATCGGACCGGACTGTCGCGAAAGTGTCGCCGCGGCATCGGCGGCAGGGTTCATCAAAGGCGATGAAGAGGGGTATTTTAAACCCAAGGCGGTTGTGACCCGGGCTCAGGCAGCGGTCATCGTCCACCGTGTGGCGGGCAAGCTGACCCCCTATGGCGCTTCGATCGCCCATACTCCCTACGGGCGATCCGATTACGGCAAATGGAACGCCCCGCGCCAGGCCGTCCTGATCCGCAGCGAAGCGGAGTCCCGCGCCTTTGCAGAGCAGTGGCGCGATACGACGCTGGACATGCCTGTTCTGTCCACGACCGGGCTCGATTTTGGCAAGCAAGCGCTCGTGGCCCTGATCGGTTTTTCCAGCTCCAGTTCCAACCCGCCTCAGGTCACCGCCATGATCCGGCAGGGAAACACACTGACCGTATACCTGGAGAAAAAGACGGGTCGGATCGAAACGGCCGACATCACTGGCGCGTACCGGTTTTACAGCGTCGCCAAATGTGATGTGGAGGGCGTCGATCAGGTGCGCGCCGAGCTACGCCTCGTCCCTGTCCATGAATGA
- a CDS encoding (Fe-S)-binding protein: MNRSWLPPGKNCGLCGEVSCRSFLRSVQAQEKFYEDCPFYKETQGGCGVDWELEATHPERDVLGHGYDFVLQPLPGEISARKIVLPFRGDLVEKLEIREGDLVVGRPMGAGCPIPHVLRVIEADPITGLLTTWVVGPKFARDGQQEVKNVSAYHMVGFEGIATAIRKEPTLGCRMTFLPGFCMMSLNHTGLVNMVLQKSEGPHIRIENILILATRDWD; encoded by the coding sequence ATGAACCGATCCTGGTTGCCTCCGGGGAAAAACTGCGGTTTATGCGGCGAAGTGAGTTGCCGTTCCTTTCTCCGCTCTGTTCAGGCGCAGGAAAAATTCTACGAGGACTGTCCCTTCTATAAAGAAACCCAAGGGGGCTGCGGTGTCGATTGGGAGCTGGAAGCGACCCATCCGGAACGGGATGTCCTCGGTCATGGCTATGACTTTGTGCTCCAACCCCTGCCCGGTGAGATATCGGCGCGCAAGATCGTCCTTCCTTTCCGCGGCGACTTGGTCGAGAAACTGGAAATCCGCGAGGGCGATCTGGTGGTGGGACGCCCCATGGGCGCCGGATGTCCCATCCCCCACGTGTTGCGGGTGATTGAGGCCGACCCGATCACGGGATTGTTGACCACCTGGGTGGTGGGTCCCAAATTTGCCCGTGACGGTCAGCAAGAGGTGAAAAACGTCTCGGCCTATCATATGGTCGGTTTTGAGGGGATTGCTACAGCCATTCGCAAGGAACCGACACTCGGCTGCCGGATGACCTTCCTGCCCGGATTTTGCATGATGAGCCTGAATCACACGGGACTGGTCAACATGGTCCTGCAAAAGTCGGAGGGTCCCCATATCCGGATCGAGAATATCCTGATCCTGGCGACACGGGACTGGGACTAG
- a CDS encoding GTP-binding protein: protein MKLLVIAGPPSAGKTALTKQIVRHFQDEMKIAYLKIDVVKAFEDIELQREFNILTKKVYSGDLCPDHAGVMVLGDAVEWAESNEADLFIVESAGLCLRCSPYLNQGLGVIVLSSISGIHAPEKMGAMVALADIAVVTKIDLVSQAEREVFIQKIKEVHPHIVLMETNALQGTSLNRLYQLIAHSEDIEKNQLVLKGSPPIGTCTICIGKKEIGWKHHFGVIKKLDGQIADYLYRGE from the coding sequence GTGAAACTGCTCGTAATCGCCGGGCCGCCGTCGGCAGGCAAGACGGCCTTGACGAAACAGATCGTGCGCCACTTTCAAGACGAGATGAAGATCGCCTACCTGAAGATCGATGTGGTCAAGGCCTTTGAAGACATCGAACTCCAGCGGGAATTCAATATCCTGACCAAAAAGGTCTACTCGGGCGACCTTTGTCCCGACCATGCCGGTGTCATGGTCCTCGGCGACGCCGTCGAATGGGCGGAAAGCAATGAGGCCGACCTCTTCATCGTCGAAAGCGCCGGCCTCTGCCTGCGCTGCTCTCCCTATCTGAACCAGGGGCTGGGCGTGATCGTGCTCAGTTCCATCTCCGGCATCCATGCGCCCGAGAAGATGGGCGCCATGGTTGCGCTGGCTGACATCGCTGTCGTCACCAAGATCGATCTGGTCAGCCAGGCCGAGCGGGAGGTCTTTATTCAAAAGATCAAAGAGGTGCATCCCCACATCGTCCTGATGGAGACGAACGCCCTCCAGGGGACATCGCTGAACCGCCTCTACCAGTTGATCGCCCACTCTGAAGACATCGAAAAGAACCAACTGGTGCTCAAAGGCAGTCCGCCCATCGGCACCTGCACCATCTGCATCGGCAAGAAGGAAATCGGCTGGAAACACCACTTCGGCGTCATCAAAAAACTGGACGGCCAGATCGCCGACTACTTGTACCGGGGTGAATGA
- a CDS encoding ATP-binding cassette domain-containing protein has translation MIQEITVLPGRDKTGELENFSGITLRAGETLSIVGPTGSGKTAFITDIELLAQGDTSTRRHVLINGGEPPEELRYNPSLKPIAMITQNTKCFTDLAAEEFLEIHARARKINDRDIIDKTIELANKFTGEQIRKDTKVTVLSGGQTRSLMIADALLIGSAPIILLDEIENAGIFKQEVVRLIQNSGKIIIFVTHDPVIALLTQKRVIMSNGAVRKVIDQNESEVGAAQNLIELDKRVGIIREKIRAGHIITKELISVNFG, from the coding sequence ATGATCCAGGAAATAACGGTTCTTCCGGGACGCGACAAAACGGGGGAACTGGAGAACTTTTCCGGCATCACCCTACGAGCTGGAGAAACCCTGTCCATCGTCGGGCCCACAGGCAGCGGCAAAACCGCCTTCATCACTGATATTGAACTGCTGGCGCAAGGGGACACGTCGACGCGGCGGCATGTGTTGATCAATGGGGGTGAGCCGCCAGAGGAACTCCGCTACAATCCCTCATTGAAGCCGATCGCCATGATCACTCAGAACACGAAATGCTTCACCGACCTTGCCGCCGAGGAGTTTCTCGAGATCCATGCCCGCGCCCGGAAGATCAATGACCGGGACATCATCGACAAGACCATCGAACTGGCCAACAAGTTTACGGGCGAACAGATCCGGAAAGACACGAAGGTGACCGTTCTGTCGGGCGGGCAGACGCGGTCCCTGATGATCGCCGACGCGCTCCTGATCGGTTCGGCGCCGATCATCTTGCTCGATGAGATCGAAAACGCCGGCATCTTTAAGCAGGAGGTTGTCCGGCTGATTCAGAACAGCGGCAAGATCATTATCTTCGTCACCCATGACCCAGTGATCGCCTTGCTGACGCAAAAACGGGTGATCATGAGCAACGGCGCCGTGCGCAAAGTCATCGATCAGAACGAATCCGAGGTTGGCGCCGCCCAAAACCTGATCGAACTGGATAAGCGGGTCGGCATCATCCGGGAAAAGATTCGGGCCGGTCATATCATCACCAAGGAACTGATCAGCGTCAATTTTGGCTAA
- a CDS encoding FprA family A-type flavoprotein, producing the protein MRPVKVKEDIYWVGAIDWDLRDFHGYLTQRGSSYNAYLIMDEKITLVDTVKSYLVDEMLDRIAHIVDPSKIDYIICNHVEMDHSGGIPRLMELAPNATIITSPNGQRGLKAHYKCEWNMKVVKTGETVSLGKRTLSFVLTQMVHWPDNMVAYMPEDKILFSNDAFGQHIASMERFDDQLSYHLVVEEAKKYYANIVLPYGSQVQNALQTLSGLEIDVIANSHGVLWRSHIPEILEEYGKWATNQTEEKALIIYDTMWDSTKKVAYAIQRAFEHKGIDSKLLNLDSNHMSDIMTELITAKYVCVGSPTLNNNMLPSVAAFLTYLKGLAPKHRVGLAFGSYGWGGQSVAQIDEAMKAAGFDMLQPVKVQYIPDDNVLEAITAQVEAVVGE; encoded by the coding sequence ATGCGACCCGTTAAAGTCAAGGAGGATATCTATTGGGTAGGCGCCATCGATTGGGACCTGCGGGACTTTCATGGCTACCTCACCCAACGGGGTTCATCCTATAACGCTTATCTGATCATGGATGAAAAGATCACCCTGGTCGATACGGTCAAATCCTATCTCGTCGATGAGATGCTGGACCGGATCGCCCATATCGTTGATCCGTCGAAGATCGACTATATCATCTGCAATCATGTGGAGATGGACCACTCCGGCGGCATTCCCCGATTGATGGAACTGGCGCCCAATGCGACCATCATCACATCGCCCAACGGACAGCGGGGGTTGAAGGCGCACTACAAGTGCGAATGGAACATGAAGGTTGTCAAGACGGGCGAGACGGTGAGCCTTGGCAAGCGCACTCTTTCCTTCGTGCTGACCCAGATGGTCCATTGGCCCGACAATATGGTCGCCTACATGCCCGAGGACAAGATCCTCTTTTCCAACGACGCCTTTGGCCAGCACATCGCCTCCATGGAGCGTTTCGATGATCAGTTGTCCTACCATCTGGTCGTGGAAGAGGCGAAAAAATACTACGCCAACATCGTCCTCCCTTACGGATCACAGGTGCAGAATGCGCTTCAGACCCTTTCCGGCCTCGAGATCGACGTCATCGCCAACAGCCACGGCGTTCTCTGGCGTTCCCATATCCCCGAGATCCTCGAGGAATATGGCAAGTGGGCCACCAATCAGACCGAGGAGAAGGCGCTGATCATCTACGACACCATGTGGGATTCGACGAAAAAAGTCGCCTACGCGATCCAGCGCGCCTTTGAGCACAAAGGCATCGACTCGAAGTTGCTGAACCTGGACAGCAACCACATGTCAGACATCATGACCGAACTGATCACCGCCAAATACGTCTGTGTCGGTTCGCCCACTTTGAATAACAACATGCTGCCGAGTGTGGCCGCCTTCTTGACCTACCTGAAAGGCCTGGCGCCGAAGCACCGTGTCGGCCTCGCCTTTGGCTCCTACGGCTGGGGCGGCCAGAGTGTCGCCCAGATCGACGAGGCCATGAAAGCCGCCGGCTTCGACATGCTGCAGCCTGTCAAGGTGCAGTACATCCCCGATGACAATGTCCTTGAAGCGATTACGGCCCAAGTGGAAGCTGTCGTCGGCGAGTAA
- a CDS encoding RNA polymerase sigma factor codes for MRIEEMIEKLKAGDTDGLRHAYEQFYKSVYQAAFFILHDPDLAEDVTHDVFLKLGERIGQLRNPERLESWLCQMAVNAARDLLRRRVRNVLCAEIRDESETVEGSPETATVKQEQQSIVRRCISRLPPDYRSVIYLRFYLDQSIEQISATLDIPSGSVKSRLSRAKQRIRQWLERDGQDKRLQEEEHIDETTVASTIGKMGKEIT; via the coding sequence GTGCGCATTGAAGAGATGATTGAAAAACTGAAGGCCGGAGACACTGACGGACTGCGTCATGCCTATGAGCAGTTTTACAAGTCGGTTTATCAGGCTGCGTTCTTCATTCTCCACGACCCCGACTTGGCGGAAGATGTGACCCATGATGTCTTTTTAAAGCTGGGGGAACGGATCGGCCAACTCCGCAATCCGGAGCGCTTGGAGTCGTGGCTGTGTCAAATGGCCGTCAACGCGGCCCGGGATCTCCTGCGCCGCCGGGTGCGCAATGTCCTTTGCGCCGAAATCCGCGATGAGAGCGAGACCGTTGAAGGCTCCCCCGAAACGGCGACGGTGAAACAGGAGCAGCAATCCATCGTCCGCCGGTGCATCAGCCGGCTGCCACCCGATTACCGCAGTGTCATTTACCTCCGGTTCTATCTGGATCAGAGCATCGAACAGATCAGCGCCACCTTGGACATCCCGTCGGGGAGCGTGAAATCGCGCCTCAGCCGGGCCAAGCAGCGAATTCGCCAATGGTTGGAACGGGATGGTCAGGACAAACGTCTACAGGAAGAAGAGCACATAGACGAAACGACCGTTGCCAGCACGATCGGGAAGATGGGAAAGGAGATTACATAA
- a CDS encoding M48 family metallopeptidase has product MAGRVATRQGTHETVTVELTRGKGGKVLLGDLAVPLRVERRKGVRNISLRLSAQGLEVRGPVALTGDQIREIIGQKGNWILRHWRRLQLEKERLGQAARGDRVFFRGDSLDVVIVHDPGPLPAESRVKHAEGRLFVWLTPEQQGQWRPVIGEWLRGQAETLIPQRVNEIARPLGRPYEKVTIRDQKSRWGSCSSRRNLSFNWRLILFPPAVMDYVIVHELCHLQELNHSSRFWSLVAQHVPDYALHRRWLREHGREFAAPVEGEM; this is encoded by the coding sequence ATGGCGGGAAGAGTGGCAACGAGACAAGGGACTCATGAGACGGTCACCGTTGAACTGACGCGAGGCAAAGGCGGAAAGGTCCTGCTTGGCGACCTGGCGGTCCCTTTGCGCGTGGAGCGGCGCAAGGGGGTGCGCAACATCAGCCTGCGGTTGAGCGCGCAAGGGCTGGAAGTGCGGGGACCGGTTGCGCTGACGGGCGATCAGATCCGCGAGATCATCGGCCAGAAAGGGAACTGGATCCTGCGCCACTGGCGAAGGCTGCAGCTGGAGAAGGAACGCCTCGGCCAGGCGGCGCGGGGTGATCGGGTCTTTTTCCGCGGCGATTCGCTGGATGTTGTTATCGTCCATGACCCCGGTCCCCTCCCGGCGGAAAGCCGGGTCAAACACGCGGAAGGGCGGCTGTTTGTTTGGTTGACGCCGGAACAGCAAGGGCAGTGGCGCCCGGTCATTGGGGAATGGCTGCGCGGACAAGCCGAGACGCTGATCCCGCAGCGGGTCAATGAAATCGCCAGGCCTCTCGGTCGCCCCTACGAAAAGGTCACCATTCGCGATCAGAAGTCCCGGTGGGGGAGTTGTTCGTCGCGGCGGAACCTCTCCTTTAACTGGCGTCTCATCCTCTTTCCGCCGGCGGTGATGGATTATGTCATCGTTCATGAACTCTGCCATCTTCAGGAATTGAATCACTCTTCCCGGTTCTGGAGCCTTGTGGCGCAGCATGTTCCCGATTACGCCCTTCACCGGCGCTGGCTGCGCGAGCATGGGCGGGAATTCGCGGCTCCCGTCGAAGGGGAGATGTGA
- the lexA gene encoding transcriptional repressor LexA, whose product MQLTPKEREVFEVIRKNVREKGYPPSVREIGEEMGWASSSTVHVYLKRLEDKGWIRKDPTKPRAIEVLADRQERLESGRGGGTASAHREFDNPPFERPPRDSHISERQPPAKAFLQVPLLGAVAAGSPILATEYVEDYLPVAKSMLGEGEFFGLRVKGDSMIEAGILHGDTVIVRKQAHASNGQIVVAMIDEDATVKRFFMEADHVRLQPENSALEPIRVRDVSVLGKVVMVMRTIH is encoded by the coding sequence ATGCAACTCACACCGAAAGAACGGGAAGTATTTGAAGTCATCCGAAAAAATGTCCGCGAGAAGGGGTATCCGCCCAGTGTCCGCGAGATCGGCGAAGAGATGGGTTGGGCCTCCAGCTCGACGGTGCATGTTTATCTGAAGCGATTGGAAGACAAGGGCTGGATCCGCAAGGATCCGACAAAACCACGGGCGATCGAGGTCCTGGCTGACCGGCAGGAACGGCTGGAATCGGGCCGTGGCGGCGGAACGGCGAGCGCCCATCGAGAATTCGATAATCCGCCCTTCGAGCGTCCGCCAAGGGACTCTCACATATCCGAGCGGCAACCGCCGGCAAAGGCCTTCCTGCAAGTGCCCCTGCTGGGCGCTGTGGCTGCCGGTTCACCCATCTTGGCAACGGAATATGTGGAGGACTACCTGCCTGTGGCCAAGTCGATGCTGGGGGAAGGCGAGTTCTTCGGCCTGCGGGTCAAGGGAGACAGCATGATTGAGGCGGGCATCCTCCATGGCGACACGGTGATCGTGCGCAAACAGGCCCACGCCTCTAATGGGCAGATCGTCGTCGCCATGATCGATGAAGACGCCACCGTCAAGCGTTTTTTCATGGAGGCGGACCACGTGCGATTGCAGCCGGAGAACAGCGCCCTGGAGCCGATCCGCGTTCGCGACGTCTCTGTGCTGGGCAAGGTGGTCATGGTCATGCGCACGATCCACTAA
- a CDS encoding phosphatase PAP2 family protein translates to MVSRTPFFPVLAGLAAGATMLFLNGTLLAALNWTVPLDWSLPLLLFSHRSAGMDVAMSAITGLGSAQFLLPASVAAAVLLYLRRTPQRLSMLLAALLAWGVLNHPMKLFFERARPDMAMALVHESSASFPSGHTLGAALILPALFMAITGRSRPPAVTLLPITLVAISRIYLGAHWPSDVLASLLAALVFWVAVLYGRSEPALRVNSVLPIKKRR, encoded by the coding sequence GTGGTTTCCAGGACGCCTTTTTTTCCTGTCCTGGCCGGATTGGCCGCAGGGGCGACCATGCTCTTTCTGAACGGAACGCTTTTGGCTGCCCTCAACTGGACGGTTCCACTGGATTGGTCGTTGCCGTTGCTCCTCTTCTCCCATCGCTCAGCCGGAATGGACGTGGCCATGAGCGCCATCACCGGGCTGGGGTCGGCCCAATTTCTCCTGCCCGCCTCGGTGGCGGCGGCCGTCCTTCTCTATCTGCGCCGGACGCCACAGCGCCTGTCTATGCTCCTCGCGGCCCTGCTCGCCTGGGGAGTGCTCAACCATCCCATGAAACTCTTTTTCGAACGCGCCCGGCCGGACATGGCCATGGCCCTCGTCCATGAATCGTCAGCATCGTTCCCCTCCGGTCATACCCTGGGCGCCGCCCTGATCCTGCCGGCGTTGTTCATGGCCATCACCGGCCGCTCCCGGCCGCCGGCGGTGACGTTGCTCCCCATCACGCTGGTGGCGATCAGCCGGATTTACCTGGGCGCCCACTGGCCGAGCGATGTGCTCGCCTCTCTGTTGGCCGCCCTGGTCTTCTGGGTCGCCGTCCTTTACGGGCGCAGCGAGCCTGCCCTTCGCGTGAACTCGGTACTGCCGATAAAAAAGCGGCGGTGA
- a CDS encoding AbrB/MazE/SpoVT family DNA-binding domain-containing protein, producing the protein MKSTGIVRKVDELGRVVIPMELRRIMGIADKDGLEIFVEEEKIVLRKYEPACVFCGSANDVHNYRGKAVCRECAEEMAKFVS; encoded by the coding sequence GTGAAATCGACGGGAATCGTTCGAAAAGTAGACGAACTGGGCCGGGTTGTCATTCCGATGGAACTCCGCCGCATCATGGGCATTGCCGATAAGGATGGACTTGAGATTTTTGTCGAAGAAGAGAAGATCGTTTTGAGGAAGTACGAGCCCGCCTGTGTTTTTTGCGGCAGCGCGAACGATGTACATAACTACCGGGGAAAAGCCGTGTGCCGGGAATGCGCCGAAGAAATGGCCAAGTTTGTCAGCTGA